In the Hordeum vulgare subsp. vulgare chromosome 7H, MorexV3_pseudomolecules_assembly, whole genome shotgun sequence genome, one interval contains:
- the LOC123407198 gene encoding tRNA (guanine-N(7)-)-methyltransferase, translating to MTRTSGANGGGQQGSGKLPRKRFYRARAHSNPLSDSHFPIPISPDDVDLSQHYPRYFPADKAEHGDGDGGAEAEAPRIRFADVGCGFGGLLVGLSPLFPDKLMIGMELRDKVTEYVKERVLALRASNPGQYDNISVVRTNSMKYIPNYFGKAQLSKMFFLFPDPHFKEKNHRRRVISMHLLDEYAYVMEVGGIIYTITDVEELGIWMRTCLEKHPLFEAVPEEEIKVDPVVKLLSSATEEGQKVARNGGQTFQAIFRRMSLQEV from the exons ATGACGAGGACCAGCGGCGCCAACGGCGGCGGGCAGCAGGGGTCGGGGAAGCTCCCGCGGAAGCGCTTCTACCGGGCGCGCGCGCACAGCAACCCGCTCAGCGACTCGCACTTCCCGATCCCGATATCGCCCGACGACGTCGACCTCTCGCAGCACTACCCGCGCTACTTCCCGGCTGACAAGGCCGAGCACGGTGACGGGGACGGGGGCGCTGAGGCGGAGGCGCCCCGGATCCGCTTCGCTGACGTCGGGTGCGGGTTTGGTGGGCTGCTCGTCGGGCTCTCGCCGCTCTTCCCCGACAAGCTCATGATCGGCATGGAGCTGAGGGACAAG GTGACTGAGTATGTCAAAGAGAGGGTTTTGGCTTTAAGAGCATCCAATCCAGGACAGTATGACAACATATCCGTTGTGCGCACCAATTCAATGAAATACATTCCTAACTACTTCGGAAAGGCTCAGCTCTCCAAAATGTTCTTCCTGTTCCCTGATCCTCACTTCAAGgagaagaaccaccggaggaggGTGATTAGCATGCATTTGCTCGATGAATACGCTTACGTGATGGAAGTGGGAGGAATAATATACACTATTACTGACGTAGAGGAGCTTGGTATATGGATGCGCACATGTCTGGAGAAACACCCACTCTTCGAAGCTGTTCCAGAGGAAGAGATAAAGGTCGATCCAGTTGTGAAGCTACTGTCTAGTGCCACCGAAGAAGGCCAGAAGGTCGCGAGGAATGGAGGGCAGACCTTCCAGGCCATTTTCAGGCGCATGTCCTTGCAAGAGGTATAA